The following are from one region of the Pseudazoarcus pumilus genome:
- a CDS encoding cryptochrome/photolyase family protein: MPASALVWFRRDLRSFDHAALHHALTRFERVYCVFVFDRAILDALPSRADRRLGFIHAALRELDEALDALARAAGGNGGGLIVRHGVARDEIPALAQELGVDAVLANRDYEPAARERDDAVRRVLADADIDFEDFKDQVVFDRDEVLTQDGRPFSVFTPYRNAWMRRLEPGDVAPFAIAAHAGRLAVRDARCGVPPLDAIGFSPDNLAALRLPTGMSGGASLVDDFLARIGDYHVARDFPGRKGVSYLSAHLRFGTVSVRALAEAAWRMHGDGPRTWLNELVWRDFYQMILWHHPRVVTENFRPEFDRVCWDEAPELLAAWKAGRTGYPLVDAGMRQLAQTGYMHNRLRMITASFLCKDLGIDWRPGERHFAALLNDYDLAANNGGWQWAASTGCDAQPWFRIFNPVTQSQRFDPQGDFIRRYVPELARAPSRWIHAPWKMDEAAQRAAGVRIGEDYPAPVVDHAAARERTLARFAVTKRG, translated from the coding sequence ATGCCTGCTTCCGCCCTCGTCTGGTTTCGGCGCGATCTGCGCAGCTTCGACCACGCTGCGCTGCATCACGCACTGACGCGCTTCGAGCGCGTCTACTGCGTCTTCGTCTTCGATCGCGCCATCCTCGATGCGCTGCCCTCGCGCGCGGACCGCAGGCTCGGTTTCATCCACGCGGCGCTGCGCGAACTCGACGAGGCGCTCGATGCGCTCGCGCGCGCGGCCGGTGGCAACGGCGGCGGGCTGATCGTGCGCCACGGCGTTGCGCGCGACGAGATTCCGGCGCTGGCGCAGGAGCTGGGCGTCGACGCGGTACTCGCCAACCGCGACTACGAGCCGGCTGCGCGCGAGCGTGATGACGCGGTGCGCCGGGTGCTGGCGGACGCGGACATCGACTTCGAGGATTTCAAGGATCAGGTCGTGTTCGACCGCGACGAGGTGCTGACTCAGGATGGCCGTCCGTTCTCGGTATTCACGCCGTATCGCAACGCCTGGATGCGCCGCCTCGAGCCGGGCGATGTCGCGCCGTTCGCGATTGCCGCGCACGCCGGGCGGCTGGCCGTGCGCGATGCGCGCTGCGGCGTGCCGCCGCTCGATGCGATCGGCTTCTCGCCGGACAACCTGGCCGCGCTGCGTCTGCCCACCGGCATGTCGGGGGGCGCGAGCCTTGTCGATGACTTTCTCGCGCGCATCGGCGACTACCATGTCGCGCGCGACTTTCCGGGCAGGAAAGGCGTGTCCTATCTGTCGGCGCATCTGCGCTTCGGCACGGTGTCGGTGCGCGCGCTGGCCGAGGCGGCCTGGCGCATGCACGGCGACGGGCCGCGCACCTGGCTCAATGAACTGGTGTGGCGCGACTTCTACCAGATGATCCTGTGGCACCACCCGCGCGTGGTGACGGAGAACTTCCGCCCCGAGTTCGACCGCGTGTGCTGGGACGAGGCGCCTGAACTGCTCGCAGCATGGAAGGCGGGCCGCACCGGCTATCCGCTGGTCGATGCGGGCATGCGTCAGCTCGCGCAGACGGGCTACATGCACAACCGGCTGCGCATGATCACCGCCTCCTTCCTGTGCAAGGATCTGGGCATCGACTGGCGCCCGGGCGAGCGCCACTTCGCCGCCTTGCTCAACGACTACGATCTGGCGGCCAACAATGGTGGCTGGCAGTGGGCGGCTTCGACCGGCTGCGACGCCCAGCCGTGGTTCCGCATCTTCAACCCGGTGACGCAGTCGCAGCGCTTCGATCCGCAGGGCGACTTCATCCGCCGCTATGTGCCCGAGCTGGCGCGCGCGCCGTCGCGCTGGATCCATGCGCCGTGGAAGATGGACGAGGCCGCGCAGCGCGCGGCCGGTGTGCGCATCGGCGAGGACTACCCGGCGCCGGTGGTCGATCACGCCGCCGCGCGCGAGCGCACGCTGGCGCGCTTCGCGGTCACGAAACGCGGCTGA
- the pyrR gene encoding bifunctional pyr operon transcriptional regulator/uracil phosphoribosyltransferase PyrR has protein sequence MQLPDAETLLDALVAQMRPHVRPDTALVGIRTGGVWMAERIHAALALSGPVGAIDVSFYRDDFGARGLPAKPQRTDIAFDVEGSHVIIVDDVLYTGRTVRAALNELFDFGRPGCVELAVLVDRGGRELPIAARYCAHTLAEPLPASQILELGRDEAGVLSLRLIDA, from the coding sequence ATGCAACTTCCTGACGCAGAAACCCTGCTCGACGCACTGGTCGCGCAGATGCGGCCCCATGTGCGCCCGGACACCGCGCTGGTCGGCATCCGCACCGGCGGCGTGTGGATGGCCGAGCGCATCCACGCGGCGCTCGCGCTGAGCGGACCGGTCGGCGCCATCGACGTATCCTTCTACCGCGACGACTTCGGCGCACGTGGTCTGCCCGCCAAGCCGCAGCGAACCGACATCGCCTTCGACGTCGAGGGTTCGCACGTGATCATCGTCGACGACGTGCTCTACACCGGCCGCACGGTGCGCGCCGCACTCAACGAACTGTTCGACTTCGGCCGGCCGGGCTGCGTCGAGCTGGCCGTGCTGGTCGACCGCGGCGGGCGCGAACTGCCCATCGCCGCGCGTTACTGCGCCCATACCCTGGCCGAGCCGCTGCCGGCCTCACAGATCCTGGAGCTCGGCCGCGACGAGGCCGGCGTGCTGTCCCTGAGGCTGATCGATGCGTAA
- a CDS encoding aspartate carbamoyltransferase catalytic subunit, with amino-acid sequence MRNPQLDKNGGLRHLLTLDGLPRETLTAILDTAAPFTEVAEREIKKLPVLRGKSVFNLFFENSTRTRTTFEIAAKRLSADVVNLNVSTSSTAKGESLLDTVDNLCAMQADMFVVRHAASGAPFLIAQHLIANGRNDIHVVNAGDGRHAHPTQGLLDMYTIRHFKGDFSQLVVALVGDVLHSRVARSQIAALATLGVPEIRVIGPKTLLPTGLERPGLRVFHDMAEGLRDVDVVMMLRLQNERMNGALLPTPQEFYKNWGLTAEKLSAAKSDAIVMHPGPMNRGVEIDSAIADGAQAVILNQVTFGIAVRMAVMSMLAA; translated from the coding sequence ATGCGTAATCCCCAGCTCGACAAGAACGGCGGCCTGCGCCACCTGCTCACCCTCGACGGGCTGCCGCGCGAGACCCTGACCGCCATTCTCGACACCGCCGCCCCCTTCACCGAGGTGGCCGAGCGCGAAATCAAGAAGCTGCCGGTGCTGCGCGGCAAGAGCGTGTTCAACCTGTTCTTCGAGAACTCCACGCGCACGCGCACCACCTTCGAGATCGCCGCCAAGCGCCTGTCCGCCGACGTCGTCAATCTGAACGTATCGACCAGTTCCACCGCCAAGGGCGAGAGCCTGCTCGACACCGTCGACAACCTGTGTGCGATGCAGGCCGACATGTTCGTCGTGCGTCATGCCGCCAGCGGCGCCCCGTTCCTGATCGCGCAGCATCTCATCGCCAACGGCCGCAACGACATCCACGTGGTCAACGCCGGCGACGGGCGGCACGCCCACCCGACGCAGGGCCTGCTCGACATGTACACCATTCGCCACTTCAAGGGCGACTTCAGCCAGCTCGTGGTGGCGCTGGTGGGCGACGTGCTGCATTCGCGCGTGGCGCGCTCGCAGATCGCCGCGCTGGCCACGCTGGGCGTGCCCGAGATCCGCGTGATCGGCCCCAAGACCTTGCTGCCGACCGGGCTCGAGCGGCCCGGACTGCGCGTGTTCCACGACATGGCCGAGGGGCTGCGCGACGTTGATGTCGTGATGATGCTGCGCCTGCAGAACGAGCGCATGAACGGCGCGCTGCTGCCCACGCCGCAGGAGTTCTACAAGAACTGGGGGCTGACCGCGGAGAAGCTGTCGGCGGCAAAATCCGACGCCATCGTGATGCACCCGGGGCCGATGAATCGCGGCGTGGAGATCGACTCGGCCATCGCCGACGGCGCCCAGGCCGTCATCCTCAACCAGGTCACCTTCGGCATCGCGGTACGCATGGCCGTGATGTCCATGCTGGCAGCGTGA
- a CDS encoding hybrid sensor histidine kinase/response regulator: MTHAHELDIGPLSWVRGEIDEALERASEAIGKAAADTEPQTQLQFAQAHLHQVRGALSVVGLDGASQFADTLEQFVGELARGEATTDEGGAALAQRACSTLANYLGEVVGGAGDQPLRLFAVYRELARGCGRGEVSAADMFFPDLERRLPRRRLTGAPPPGSDALTGRLRATRAALERGLLTWLRDPADPEGASTMRDAAIALEAMQTGPVANTLWRVAQAFFEALAHGDLPASEMRIKQICTGLVKEVRAQTGGARRMPERLMRDLLFEIGQAPVRTDAQRAVRERWELDVWWADPGSAVADIPLGPLLRELRNEIATAKIDWDAFSTGQNASLPEFDTHIAHIASESAKLGRPALHRLLDGTARLAHWLAGNPAACDEAMAIDVATALLLAELNVEGGIADGELLEQTEATLERFEAHMRGDAPRAEAPTLEVARRAHEWDARVQVAREIASSLGHIEQTLDDFFRDHAKRAPLGQLDAPLHQIEGALRIIGGDAAVPLVREAANTIGWLADGGAPDQPVLSRLADRISILGFYVGALQHGEADLNDFLPEDERRPDPDEILAPEIEFATSAGAAPQEVEAEPAPERAAAPEMTPAPATEAEIDAELLAIFIEEAHEVLGVIDAGLQELQPFGDQESLVDIRRSFHTLKGSGRMVGLSEFGEAAWAVEQTLNRWLQLEWPVTPDLAALLADAHARFDAWVAQIEGGGSHEFDVRAVVAEAERLRALEAAETGAGETPESAPSDAFSAEPATAPAGDADAAPAPPHFDFGDLPSLDLDEPVEVADEHPAGFDSTEPDFAELESAALQGEEATTGTTADEAAEPSHVRIGETELSRQLFDLYVNEGRSHIEALKAGLRPLRNNPSTPSEKLLRTAHTLAGISGTAHVGPMQNLARATEFALGRLREARQAPSAEQFDLFDATVERLDTMLAEVARAQLPLPVPELEQQLGAVGRPAQAELQTPEDEHAPPVAAQAEAERETLDEDEEAIQVRDDLDEQLLPIFLEEADELMKGLDERLRHWSDDPHSGEHPRLAARQLHTLKGSARMAGAMRLGELVHRIESRLENGMARHSPAEGLIDTLTGGLDQAAQMLADLAGGKSAPALAAAEQAHDVESTAIAIETGESTAETVPGGGTLRVRADHLGNFINMAGEIGIARTRIEGELRTLRRSLLDLTENVIRLRGQLREVELQAETQMQSRIAQADSQHASFDPLEMDRYTRLQELTRMMAESVGDVTTVQQNLLRNLDGAELALHGQARFARDLQQSLMQVRMVPFDSLADRLHRVVRQSAKDQGKRVNLDIRGGRIEIDRSVLEHMTVAIEHMLRNAVAHGIEAQDERRAAGKDEIGQVTLTISQTGNEIAIDLADDGRGLDYEAIRARAAERDLLDDPQGADERTLTNLIFTPGFSTADEISTIAGRGVGMDVVRAEAAALGGRIDVHATPGDGTRFRIYLPLTLAVTQALLVRAAHASYAIPSTMIAQVLELRSDALERMRADGFAEWQEQRYPYRYLPELLGKRRARPEIHRFNWVLLLRAGGERLALHIDAMRGNQEIVVKSAGPQLLRIVGISGATVLGDGEIVLILNPLALASRSEAPDEVMDAVLGDDLLDIGPAVEPLRQPSVMVVDDSLTVRKITGRLLEREGYRVLTAKDGTDALDQLEDFVPDVILSDIEMPRMDGFDLVRNLRADERTREVPVIMITSRLADKHREYAEKLGANDYLGKPYDEDELLRLLRQYTDLTPERSQGLSRVS; encoded by the coding sequence ATGACGCACGCGCACGAACTGGACATCGGCCCGCTCAGCTGGGTCCGCGGCGAAATCGACGAGGCGCTCGAACGCGCCTCCGAGGCCATCGGCAAGGCCGCCGCCGACACCGAGCCGCAGACGCAGCTCCAGTTCGCACAGGCGCATCTGCATCAGGTGCGCGGCGCACTGTCGGTCGTCGGCCTGGACGGCGCCAGCCAGTTCGCCGACACGCTCGAGCAGTTCGTCGGCGAACTGGCGCGCGGCGAAGCCACCACCGATGAAGGCGGCGCGGCACTCGCACAGCGTGCCTGCTCGACGCTCGCGAATTATCTGGGCGAAGTCGTCGGCGGCGCCGGTGACCAGCCCCTGCGGCTGTTCGCCGTCTACCGCGAACTGGCCCGTGGTTGCGGGCGCGGCGAAGTCTCGGCCGCCGACATGTTCTTCCCCGACCTGGAGCGCCGCCTGCCGCGCCGTCGCCTGACCGGCGCGCCGCCACCGGGCTCGGACGCGCTCACCGGCCGCCTGCGCGCGACGCGCGCAGCCCTCGAGCGCGGACTGCTGACCTGGCTGCGCGACCCGGCCGACCCGGAAGGGGCGAGCACCATGCGCGACGCCGCGATCGCACTCGAGGCGATGCAGACCGGCCCGGTCGCGAACACGCTGTGGCGCGTCGCCCAGGCCTTCTTCGAGGCGCTCGCCCACGGCGACCTGCCGGCCTCGGAAATGCGCATCAAGCAGATCTGCACGGGTCTGGTCAAGGAAGTGCGCGCGCAGACAGGCGGCGCCCGCCGCATGCCCGAACGGCTGATGCGCGACCTGCTCTTCGAGATCGGCCAGGCGCCGGTACGCACCGACGCCCAGCGCGCGGTGCGCGAGCGCTGGGAACTCGACGTCTGGTGGGCCGACCCCGGTTCCGCCGTGGCCGACATCCCGCTCGGCCCGCTGCTGCGCGAACTGCGCAACGAAATCGCCACCGCCAAGATCGACTGGGACGCGTTCAGCACGGGGCAGAACGCATCCCTGCCCGAATTCGACACCCACATCGCCCACATCGCGTCCGAATCGGCCAAGCTGGGACGCCCCGCGCTGCATCGCCTGCTCGACGGCACGGCGCGCCTCGCGCACTGGCTGGCCGGCAATCCGGCGGCCTGCGACGAAGCCATGGCCATCGACGTCGCCACCGCCCTGCTGCTGGCGGAGTTGAACGTCGAAGGCGGCATCGCCGACGGCGAACTGCTCGAGCAGACCGAGGCCACGCTCGAGCGCTTCGAGGCGCACATGCGCGGCGACGCGCCGCGCGCCGAGGCACCCACGCTGGAGGTCGCGCGACGCGCCCACGAATGGGACGCACGCGTGCAGGTCGCGCGCGAGATCGCTTCCAGCCTGGGACACATCGAGCAGACGCTCGACGACTTCTTCCGTGACCACGCCAAGCGCGCCCCGCTGGGCCAGCTCGACGCGCCGCTGCACCAGATCGAGGGCGCGCTGCGCATCATCGGCGGCGACGCCGCCGTGCCGCTGGTGCGCGAGGCCGCCAACACCATCGGCTGGCTGGCCGACGGCGGCGCGCCGGACCAGCCGGTGCTCTCACGCCTGGCCGACCGCATTTCCATCCTCGGCTTCTACGTCGGCGCGCTGCAGCACGGCGAGGCCGACCTCAACGATTTCCTGCCCGAAGACGAGCGCCGTCCCGACCCGGACGAGATCCTGGCCCCGGAGATCGAGTTCGCGACGAGCGCAGGCGCGGCGCCGCAGGAGGTCGAGGCCGAACCCGCGCCGGAACGCGCCGCGGCGCCGGAGATGACGCCGGCACCGGCCACCGAAGCGGAGATCGATGCCGAACTGCTCGCCATCTTCATCGAGGAAGCGCACGAAGTCCTCGGCGTAATCGACGCCGGCCTGCAGGAACTGCAGCCCTTCGGCGACCAGGAATCTCTGGTCGACATCCGCCGCAGCTTCCACACGCTCAAGGGCAGCGGCCGCATGGTCGGCCTGAGCGAGTTCGGCGAAGCCGCCTGGGCGGTCGAGCAGACCCTCAACCGCTGGCTGCAACTGGAATGGCCGGTGACGCCGGATCTGGCCGCGCTCCTGGCCGACGCGCACGCGCGCTTCGATGCCTGGGTGGCGCAGATCGAGGGCGGCGGCAGCCACGAGTTCGACGTCCGCGCCGTGGTGGCCGAGGCCGAACGCCTGCGCGCGCTCGAAGCGGCCGAAACCGGAGCCGGCGAGACGCCCGAGTCCGCGCCCTCCGACGCATTCAGCGCGGAACCCGCGACAGCCCCCGCCGGGGATGCGGATGCGGCACCGGCACCACCGCACTTCGACTTCGGCGATCTGCCTTCGCTCGATCTGGACGAGCCGGTCGAAGTCGCCGACGAACACCCGGCCGGGTTCGATTCCACCGAGCCTGATTTCGCCGAACTCGAATCCGCCGCGCTGCAGGGCGAAGAGGCGACGACGGGCACCACCGCCGACGAGGCCGCAGAACCCTCGCATGTGCGCATCGGCGAAACCGAACTGTCACGCCAGCTCTTCGACCTGTATGTCAACGAAGGGCGCAGCCACATCGAGGCGCTCAAGGCGGGCCTGCGCCCGCTGCGCAACAACCCCTCGACGCCGTCGGAGAAGCTGCTGCGCACGGCGCACACCCTCGCCGGCATCTCGGGCACGGCCCATGTCGGCCCGATGCAGAACCTCGCGCGCGCCACCGAGTTCGCGCTGGGTCGGCTGCGCGAAGCGCGCCAGGCGCCCAGCGCCGAGCAGTTCGACCTGTTCGACGCCACGGTCGAGCGGCTCGACACCATGCTCGCCGAGGTGGCGCGCGCGCAACTGCCCCTGCCGGTGCCGGAACTCGAGCAACAGCTCGGCGCCGTCGGCCGCCCGGCGCAGGCCGAACTGCAGACGCCGGAGGACGAGCACGCGCCCCCCGTCGCCGCACAGGCCGAGGCCGAGCGCGAGACGCTCGACGAGGACGAAGAGGCCATCCAGGTACGCGACGACCTGGATGAGCAACTGCTGCCGATCTTCCTCGAGGAAGCCGACGAGCTGATGAAGGGGCTCGACGAACGCCTGCGCCACTGGAGCGATGACCCGCACAGCGGCGAACATCCGCGACTTGCCGCGCGCCAGCTCCACACCCTCAAGGGCAGCGCACGCATGGCCGGTGCCATGCGTCTGGGCGAGCTTGTGCACCGCATCGAGTCACGCCTCGAGAACGGCATGGCCCGCCACAGCCCGGCCGAAGGGCTGATCGACACCCTCACCGGCGGTCTCGACCAGGCCGCACAGATGCTCGCCGACCTCGCCGGCGGCAAGAGCGCACCCGCACTCGCAGCGGCCGAGCAGGCGCACGACGTCGAGAGCACGGCAATCGCCATCGAGACCGGCGAGAGCACCGCCGAGACCGTACCCGGCGGCGGCACGCTGCGCGTGCGTGCCGACCATCTGGGCAACTTCATCAACATGGCCGGCGAGATCGGCATCGCGCGCACCCGCATCGAGGGCGAGCTGCGCACGCTGCGCCGCTCCCTGCTCGACCTGACCGAGAACGTCATCCGCCTGCGCGGCCAGCTGCGCGAAGTGGAGTTGCAGGCCGAGACGCAGATGCAGTCGCGCATCGCGCAGGCCGACTCGCAGCACGCTTCGTTCGATCCGCTCGAGATGGACCGCTACACGCGGCTGCAGGAACTCACGCGGATGATGGCCGAGAGCGTCGGCGACGTCACCACCGTGCAGCAGAACCTGCTGCGCAACCTCGACGGGGCGGAACTCGCCCTGCACGGCCAGGCGCGCTTCGCGCGCGACCTGCAGCAGTCGCTGATGCAGGTGCGCATGGTGCCCTTCGACAGCCTCGCCGACCGCCTGCACCGCGTCGTGCGCCAGAGCGCCAAGGATCAGGGCAAGCGGGTCAACCTCGACATTCGCGGCGGCCGCATCGAGATCGACCGCAGCGTGCTCGAGCACATGACGGTGGCCATCGAGCACATGCTGCGCAACGCCGTCGCGCACGGCATCGAGGCGCAGGACGAGCGGCGCGCGGCAGGCAAGGACGAGATCGGCCAGGTGACCCTGACGATCAGCCAGACCGGCAACGAGATCGCCATCGACCTGGCCGACGACGGCCGCGGCCTCGACTACGAGGCGATCCGCGCGCGCGCGGCCGAGCGCGACCTGCTCGACGACCCGCAGGGCGCAGACGAGCGCACGCTGACCAACCTCATCTTCACGCCCGGCTTCAGCACCGCTGACGAAATCTCGACGATCGCCGGCCGCGGCGTCGGCATGGACGTGGTGCGCGCCGAGGCCGCCGCGCTGGGCGGGCGCATCGACGTGCATGCGACGCCCGGCGACGGCACGCGTTTTCGCATCTACCTGCCGTTGACGCTGGCGGTCACGCAGGCGCTGCTGGTACGCGCCGCGCACGCCAGCTACGCCATCCCGTCGACCATGATCGCCCAGGTGCTCGAACTGCGTTCGGACGCGCTCGAGCGCATGCGTGCGGACGGTTTCGCCGAATGGCAGGAACAGCGTTATCCCTACCGCTACCTGCCCGAACTGCTCGGCAAGCGGCGCGCGCGCCCCGAGATCCACCGCTTCAACTGGGTGCTGCTGCTGCGCGCCGGCGGCGAGCGCCTGGCGCTGCACATCGACGCCATGCGCGGCAACCAGGAGATCGTCGTCAAGTCGGCCGGCCCGCAGCTGCTGCGCATCGTCGGCATCTCCGGCGCCACCGTGCTGGGCGACGGCGAGATCGTGCTGATCCTCAACCCGCTCGCACTGGCCAGCCGTTCCGAGGCGCCGGACGAGGTCATGGACGCCGTACTCGGCGACGACCTGCTCGACATCGGTCCGGCCGTCGAACCGCTGCGCCAACCCAGCGTGATGGTGGTCGACGATTCGCTCACGGTGCGCAAGATCACCGGACGCCTGCTCGAACGCGAGGGCTACCGCGTGCTCACCGCCAAGGACGGCACGGACGCACTCGACCAGCTCGAGGATTTCGTGCCCGATGTCATCCTGTCGGACATCGAAATGCCGCGCATGGACGGCTTCGACCTGGTGCGCAACCTGCGCGCCGACGAGCGCACGCGCGAAGTGCCGGTGATCATGATCACCTCGCGCCTGGCCGACAAGCACCGCGAGTACGCCGAGAAGCTCGGCGCCAACGACTATCTCGGCAAGCCCTACGACGAGGACGAGCTGTTGCGCCTGCTGCGCCAGTACACCGACCTCACACCCGAACGCTCACAGGGCCTCAGCCGCGTTTCGTGA
- a CDS encoding YqgE/AlgH family protein, with protein MSAIIANLTNHFLIAMPAMADPNFSRTLTYIAEHNEQGALGIIVNRPLDMTLTTLFERVDVPLHAGELAGQPVYFGGPVQTDRGFVLHRPLGDWHSTLEVTDEVGLTSSRDILQAMGEDGEPSEVLVSLGYAGWSAGQLEQELASNAWLTVPADLSILFELPPEERFAAALQRLGIDFTHLSEVAGHA; from the coding sequence ATGAGCGCCATCATCGCAAACCTGACGAATCACTTTCTGATCGCCATGCCTGCCATGGCCGATCCGAACTTCTCGCGCACGCTGACCTACATCGCGGAGCACAACGAGCAGGGCGCGCTCGGCATCATCGTCAACCGCCCGCTCGACATGACGCTGACGACGCTGTTCGAGCGTGTCGACGTGCCGCTGCACGCGGGCGAACTGGCCGGTCAACCGGTGTATTTCGGCGGCCCGGTACAGACCGACCGCGGCTTCGTCCTGCACCGCCCGCTCGGCGACTGGCATTCCACGCTGGAAGTCACCGACGAGGTCGGCCTGACCAGCTCGCGCGACATCCTGCAGGCCATGGGCGAGGACGGCGAACCGTCCGAGGTGCTGGTCTCGCTCGGCTATGCCGGCTGGTCGGCCGGCCAGCTCGAGCAGGAACTGGCGTCCAACGCCTGGCTGACCGTACCGGCCGACCTGTCCATCCTGTTCGAGTTGCCGCCGGAAGAACGCTTCGCCGCGGCCCTGCAGCGTCTGGGCATCGACTTCACCCACCTGTCCGAGGTCGCCGGACATGCCTGA
- the ruvX gene encoding Holliday junction resolvase RuvX has translation MPEARPQAASLPERGTVVGFDFGLARIGVAVGEIETCHATALTTIAEESGERRFAAIGTLLDEWRPVALAVGIPCHLDGTEHAMSARCRRFANQLRGRFGLPVVEVDERLTSVAAESALAEAGERDWRTRKRRLDATAAQILLQDLLNETNHATS, from the coding sequence ATGCCTGAAGCGCGCCCGCAAGCGGCTTCCCTGCCCGAACGCGGCACGGTGGTGGGTTTCGATTTCGGGCTGGCACGCATCGGCGTGGCCGTCGGCGAGATCGAGACCTGCCACGCCACGGCGCTGACCACCATCGCCGAGGAATCCGGCGAGCGCCGCTTCGCGGCCATCGGCACCCTGCTGGACGAATGGCGGCCGGTGGCGCTGGCCGTCGGCATCCCGTGCCATCTGGACGGTACCGAACACGCGATGAGCGCGCGCTGCCGGCGCTTCGCCAACCAGCTGCGCGGGCGCTTCGGCCTGCCGGTGGTCGAGGTCGACGAGCGCCTCACGTCGGTGGCGGCCGAATCCGCGCTCGCCGAGGCGGGCGAGCGCGACTGGCGCACACGCAAGCGCCGGCTCGACGCGACGGCCGCGCAGATCCTCCTGCAGGATCTTCTCAACGAGACGAATCATGCAACTTCCTGA